The Nostoc sp. 'Lobaria pulmonaria (5183) cyanobiont' genome window below encodes:
- a CDS encoding MvdC family ATP-grasp ribosomal peptide maturase — translation MHLERDVVLLITHSGDYFTIDRVAEAVSKLGAQPFRLDTDKFPIALQLQANLSNSGSNHTLKYNDCSLNTEQVQAVWMRRIWQPDLGKELAPQFQAVCSSESLAVLDGFWDSLREAKWVDDLRRISAAENKLRQLRVASEVGLIIPRTLVTNNPQEAREFFHQVKGKMIVKLLKPLSSGMQVSSFFMYTSAVKEEDLLDAETLRYCPVMFQEQIPKQQELRVVYVNGNLFVGALDASEYAASTQDWRRETKKILTWQPDRLPDKLIRCLDTFMAKFGLVFGAFDFIKTPAGEYVFLEINPTGEWGMLERDLDYPIAQAIASALLSTSPK, via the coding sequence ATGCACCTTGAGCGTGATGTGGTTTTATTAATTACCCATAGTGGTGATTACTTTACAATAGATAGAGTTGCAGAAGCAGTATCAAAACTAGGCGCACAGCCATTTCGTCTTGATACTGATAAGTTTCCGATCGCACTCCAACTCCAGGCTAATTTAAGTAACTCTGGTAGCAATCATACACTGAAATATAACGATTGCTCCCTCAACACCGAGCAAGTGCAAGCAGTATGGATGCGGCGTATTTGGCAACCCGATCTCGGTAAAGAATTGGCTCCACAATTTCAAGCAGTCTGTTCTAGTGAATCACTCGCAGTCTTAGATGGCTTTTGGGACAGCCTGAGAGAAGCTAAGTGGGTGGATGATTTACGCCGGATAAGTGCAGCTGAAAACAAGTTACGCCAACTGCGGGTTGCATCGGAAGTAGGTCTTATCATACCTCGGACTCTCGTCACCAATAATCCTCAAGAAGCACGAGAATTTTTCCACCAAGTTAAGGGAAAAATGATTGTCAAGCTGCTCAAACCTCTTTCTTCTGGGATGCAAGTCTCCTCTTTTTTCATGTATACCAGCGCCGTTAAAGAAGAAGACTTACTTGATGCTGAAACACTGCGCTATTGTCCAGTTATGTTTCAAGAACAAATCCCTAAACAGCAAGAACTACGGGTAGTGTATGTGAATGGCAATCTCTTTGTCGGGGCGCTAGATGCGTCTGAGTATGCAGCATCTACCCAGGATTGGCGACGCGAGACAAAAAAGATTCTTACCTGGCAACCAGATCGATTACCTGATAAACTAATCCGTTGTTTGGATACCTTTATGGCGAAGTTTGGACTAGTTTTTGGAGCATTTGATTTTATTAAAACACCAGCCGGAGAATATGTTTTTTTAGAAATTAATCCTACAGGAGAGTGGGGGATGCTGGAGAGGGATTTGGACTATCCAATTGCTCAAGCGATCGCATCTGCACTACTTTCAACAAGCCCGAAGTAA
- a CDS encoding MBL fold metallo-hydrolase encodes MCPLPQQPSHITKPPRAVFPDEVLSAGSLQSNFAQESIFAFPPNRDTFGGTSYFIVRNEGNILIDCPALEKTNQDFLAVHGGVRWLFITHRSAIGKTAEFQQAFGCEVLIQEQEAYLLPGLTVTSFRQEFTLDAATQVIWTPGHSPGSSCLYYSELGGILFSGRHLLPNQHGQAVPLRTAKTFHWPRQIQSLRLLLERFTPETLQYICPGANTGFLRGKRVIDQAYQHLASLDLPALLGIQPL; translated from the coding sequence ATGTGCCCTTTACCTCAACAGCCAAGTCATATAACTAAGCCGCCACGGGCTGTCTTCCCTGACGAAGTTCTCAGCGCAGGTTCTCTGCAATCGAACTTCGCACAAGAGAGTATTTTTGCTTTTCCACCCAATCGGGACACATTCGGGGGAACCTCTTATTTTATTGTAAGAAATGAAGGCAATATCCTCATAGATTGCCCTGCATTAGAAAAAACAAATCAAGATTTTTTAGCAGTGCATGGAGGCGTGCGTTGGTTATTTATCACTCATCGCAGCGCCATTGGTAAGACTGCTGAATTTCAGCAAGCCTTTGGTTGCGAGGTGCTGATCCAAGAGCAAGAAGCCTATTTATTACCAGGCTTAACCGTAACTAGCTTTAGGCAAGAATTTACTCTTGATGCTGCAACACAAGTAATTTGGACACCAGGGCATTCTCCTGGCTCATCTTGTCTCTACTACAGTGAGCTTGGTGGTATATTATTTTCTGGTCGCCATTTACTTCCTAACCAGCATGGTCAAGCAGTACCATTACGAACAGCTAAAACCTTTCACTGGCCAAGGCAAATTCAGAGCCTTCGATTATTGTTAGAACGTTTTACACCAGAAACTCTTCAGTATATTTGTCCTGGAGCTAATACAGGCTTTCTTAGAGGTAAGCGGGTCATAGATCAAGCTTATCAACACCTCGCCTCTCTGGATTTACCAGCTTTGCTGGGGATACAACCCCTTTAG
- a CDS encoding microviridin/marinostatin family tricyclic proteinase inhibitor gives MSENKPEDLNSQAVPFFARFLEAQSIEDLSDEESKAIIGGCNNATNKKNDDLVQTLKFPSDQEDATIVTKKHPSDSHEYAVTQKYPSDGDDSSPY, from the coding sequence GTGTCTGAAAATAAACCAGAAGATTTGAATTCACAAGCAGTACCATTCTTTGCTCGATTCTTGGAAGCGCAAAGCATTGAAGACCTTTCTGATGAAGAATCAAAAGCGATTATCGGTGGATGCAATAATGCCACAAACAAGAAGAATGATGATCTTGTCCAAACTCTGAAGTTTCCATCCGATCAAGAAGATGCCACTATAGTAACCAAGAAGCACCCTTCTGATAGTCATGAGTACGCTGTTACTCAGAAATATCCTTCAGATGGTGATGACAGTTCGCCGTATTGA
- a CDS encoding glutamine synthetase family protein: MKRPGFIERHHLWTEIQKEASEKIKAVVKEQDLLLIRTAWSDQHGIVRSKSLLPQAFFSALENGMQISTGTFLFDTGGAIVFNPFVPGGSLDMPSMTGAPNLVAVPDPDTFKILPWAKRTGFILCDEYFQNGQAMPFSSRGILRQSLVELHQRGLEHIIGLEVEWYLAKLEDPMLAIANVGTSGKPGEPAKVSAVEHSFQYLLESHNPEIHDLLRVLAENLVEMELPLRSVENEGGVGQFEFTFDPIPALQAADTMMIFRMATKQICRQQGYIASFMCRPGLQGSSSNGWHLHQSLVERTTGENAFMSANSESLMSDLGKHFVGGLLKHANAASVFTTPTINGYKRFRPYSLAPDRAGWGLENRGAMIRLQGGYDDPTTHIENRVGEPAANPYLYMASQLISGLDGVDCKVDPGSPTESPYATESPTLPKSLPEAISYLSQSELFSQKMGHQFINFIIKMKQSEINRFLQSVADRPPEEYLKQVTNWEQREYFELF; this comes from the coding sequence ATGAAAAGACCTGGATTTATTGAGCGTCATCACCTGTGGACAGAAATCCAAAAAGAAGCATCTGAAAAGATCAAGGCTGTTGTTAAAGAACAGGATCTACTGTTGATTCGTACCGCTTGGTCAGACCAGCATGGCATTGTTCGCAGCAAGTCGCTCTTACCCCAAGCGTTTTTCAGCGCCTTAGAAAACGGTATGCAAATCAGCACAGGGACATTCCTGTTTGATACTGGTGGTGCAATAGTATTTAACCCGTTTGTTCCTGGTGGTAGTTTAGATATGCCTTCGATGACAGGTGCGCCAAATCTTGTGGCTGTTCCTGACCCTGATACTTTCAAAATTCTGCCTTGGGCAAAACGTACTGGCTTTATTCTCTGTGACGAGTACTTTCAAAATGGTCAGGCAATGCCCTTTTCCAGTCGTGGTATTTTGCGCCAATCATTGGTAGAGTTACATCAAAGAGGATTAGAGCATATTATCGGCTTAGAAGTTGAGTGGTATCTGGCAAAGTTAGAAGATCCGATGTTAGCGATCGCTAATGTTGGTACTTCTGGAAAACCTGGTGAACCTGCCAAAGTTAGCGCTGTAGAGCATAGCTTTCAATACCTTTTAGAATCACACAATCCAGAGATTCACGACTTACTGCGCGTTTTGGCAGAAAACTTAGTTGAAATGGAATTGCCTTTAAGAAGTGTAGAAAACGAAGGAGGTGTCGGTCAATTTGAATTTACCTTTGACCCGATTCCGGCATTGCAAGCTGCGGATACAATGATGATATTCCGAATGGCGACCAAGCAAATCTGCCGTCAACAAGGTTACATCGCCTCATTTATGTGTCGTCCAGGATTGCAAGGTTCTTCTTCCAATGGCTGGCATTTGCACCAATCCCTTGTAGAACGAACCACAGGCGAGAACGCTTTCATGTCTGCAAACTCTGAATCCCTAATGTCAGATTTAGGTAAACATTTCGTTGGTGGTCTTCTTAAACACGCCAATGCCGCTTCTGTGTTCACAACCCCGACAATTAACGGCTACAAAAGATTTAGGCCTTATTCCCTAGCTCCTGACCGTGCCGGATGGGGATTGGAAAACCGAGGGGCAATGATTAGATTACAAGGCGGTTATGATGACCCCACCACCCACATAGAAAACCGAGTTGGAGAACCAGCAGCCAATCCCTACCTGTATATGGCATCGCAATTGATTTCTGGGTTAGATGGTGTAGATTGTAAAGTTGACCCTGGCTCCCCAACGGAGTCACCTTACGCTACAGAAAGTCCGACCTTACCCAAAAGTTTACCAGAGGCGATTTCATATTTGAGCCAAAGCGAACTTTTTTCTCAAAAAATGGGGCATCAGTTCATCAACTTCATCATTAAGATGAAACAAAGTGAAATTAATCGTTTTTTACAGTCCGTCGCCGATCGGCCACCAGAAGAGTATTTAAAGCAGGTAACTAACTGGGAGCAAAGAGAATATTTTGAATTATTTTGA
- a CDS encoding site-2 protease family protein — protein sequence MAFWFLFILLLGLATYLMVQRSVAHITRTPVWLLWLVLMTPAFLLSGWTLIYGTKQSPPPYLILWSVFVCTVLYWVLFQWGRQVPRDTQTEAQTQASESQPTIQPTPEPIVRPIEPTEETQLRNCFPWSIYYVQNIEYRPQSVICRGQLRTKASNAYQQIKTNIEAQFGDRFLLIFQEGFNGKPFFVLVPNTQAAKQTDTPRRNQERLTRPGLALMLLAATLITTTLVGVENAGVTLPLIWDIGSLFKLLSNPDVLFKGLPYALGLMAILGTHELGHYLTAKFYKIRSTLPYFIPVPFFLGTFGAFIQMRSPIPNRKALFDISIAGPIAGFVVTLPLLIWGLAHSEIVSLTEKTQLLNLHALNPKYSILLAILSKLALGSHLTAKSALDLHPVAVAGFLGLVVTALNLMPVGQLDGGHIVHAMFGQRTAIVIGQIARVLLLLLSLVRQEFLVWAIILLFMPLIDEPALNDVTELDNKRDVWGLLAIALLIIIILPLPQAIANFLQI from the coding sequence ATGGCATTTTGGTTTCTATTTATCCTGCTGCTGGGGCTAGCTACTTATCTCATGGTGCAGCGCAGCGTTGCTCACATCACCCGCACACCTGTATGGTTGTTGTGGCTGGTTTTAATGACACCAGCATTTCTGTTGAGTGGATGGACGCTAATCTACGGTACGAAACAATCTCCACCACCATATCTGATCCTCTGGTCGGTATTTGTCTGCACAGTTTTGTACTGGGTGTTGTTTCAATGGGGGCGTCAAGTACCAAGAGATACACAGACCGAAGCCCAAACCCAAGCCTCAGAATCACAACCGACTATCCAGCCTACCCCAGAACCAATAGTGCGTCCCATTGAACCAACGGAAGAAACCCAACTACGAAATTGTTTTCCTTGGTCTATATACTACGTTCAAAATATTGAGTATCGACCACAATCTGTGATTTGCCGGGGTCAGTTGCGAACTAAAGCCAGCAACGCTTACCAGCAGATTAAAACCAATATTGAAGCACAATTTGGCGATCGCTTCTTGCTGATTTTTCAAGAAGGTTTCAATGGCAAACCTTTCTTTGTGCTGGTTCCCAACACTCAAGCTGCGAAACAGACAGATACACCACGACGCAACCAGGAACGATTAACTCGACCAGGATTAGCGCTGATGCTGCTAGCAGCTACTTTGATCACTACTACCTTGGTGGGAGTGGAAAATGCTGGTGTTACTCTGCCGCTTATCTGGGATATTGGATCTTTGTTCAAGCTTCTATCTAACCCAGATGTCCTATTTAAGGGATTGCCTTATGCTTTAGGGCTGATGGCTATTTTGGGCACTCACGAACTTGGGCATTATTTGACAGCTAAATTTTACAAGATTCGCTCGACGTTGCCTTACTTTATTCCTGTACCTTTCTTCTTAGGAACATTTGGCGCATTTATTCAGATGCGTAGTCCCATTCCCAACCGCAAAGCTTTATTTGATATTAGTATTGCTGGGCCAATTGCAGGTTTTGTTGTTACTTTACCATTACTAATATGGGGTTTGGCTCATTCTGAGATAGTTTCCCTGACTGAAAAAACCCAACTTTTAAATCTTCATGCCCTCAATCCCAAGTATTCAATTTTACTGGCTATACTCTCGAAGTTAGCTTTGGGAAGTCATTTAACAGCAAAATCAGCCCTTGACTTGCATCCAGTTGCAGTAGCAGGTTTTTTAGGACTAGTTGTCACAGCGTTAAATTTAATGCCTGTGGGACAATTAGATGGAGGTCACATTGTCCATGCGATGTTTGGACAACGAACTGCGATCGTAATTGGTCAAATTGCTCGCGTGTTGTTGCTATTACTTTCTTTAGTTCGACAAGAATTTTTGGTGTGGGCGATTATCTTATTATTTATGCCGTTGATTGATGAACCTGCACTGAATGATGTCACCGAATTAGATAACAAACGTGACGTTTGGGGATTACTGGCAATAGCTTTGTTGATTATAATTATTCTGCCATTACCGCAAGCGATCGCTAACTTTTTGCAAATTTAA